In a genomic window of Glaciimonas sp. PCH181:
- a CDS encoding DegQ family serine endoprotease, with the protein MVRIARHVLSTLIVGATVTFIAPVLVNMTPAAIAAPMVGLPDFTEIVEKAGPAVVNIRTTEKVKADTATGQPNDEEMQEFLRRFFGVPPNGAGKPQIPAPKGRKPGGKAAQQEEVPRGVGSGFIISADGYIMTNAHVVDGASEVYVKLTDKREFKAKVIGADTRTDVALLKIEGTNLPRLTMGDSDKIKAGEWVLAIGSPFDLENTVTSGIISAKARDTGDYLPLIQTDVAVNPGNSGGPLINMRGEVVGINSQIYSRSGGFMGISFAVPIDEAMRVSDQLKTSGKVTRGRIGVQIGEVTKEVAESLGLPKAQGAQVERVETDGPAAKAGVQAGDIILKFNSTIIEKANDLPRIVGNVKPGTRGVLTVWRKGASRDIPLTITEMKADKAEDAAATDDKPDTKPAQAANALGLIVSDLTPAKKKELQVDAGVLVDSVEGSAARVGLQIGDIIQRLNNTDIKDAKQFNALVAKLESKKMAVVLVRRGESSQFVPLRPAS; encoded by the coding sequence ATGGTCCGTATTGCACGTCATGTTTTGTCGACACTTATAGTAGGTGCGACGGTAACGTTTATTGCTCCAGTTTTGGTCAATATGACGCCAGCAGCAATTGCAGCGCCTATGGTTGGATTGCCCGACTTTACTGAGATTGTTGAAAAAGCTGGCCCGGCAGTAGTCAATATTCGCACCACCGAAAAGGTGAAGGCCGATACCGCCACTGGCCAGCCAAACGACGAAGAAATGCAAGAATTTTTGCGTCGGTTCTTTGGTGTTCCGCCAAACGGTGCAGGCAAGCCGCAAATCCCTGCGCCAAAAGGGCGTAAGCCAGGTGGTAAAGCGGCGCAGCAAGAAGAAGTCCCGCGCGGTGTTGGCTCTGGTTTCATCATTTCGGCAGACGGCTATATCATGACGAACGCGCATGTGGTCGACGGAGCCAGCGAAGTGTATGTAAAGTTAACGGATAAGCGTGAATTTAAAGCCAAGGTCATCGGTGCCGATACCCGTACTGATGTGGCGTTGCTTAAGATCGAAGGCACGAATTTGCCGCGTCTGACGATGGGTGATTCAGACAAAATCAAAGCGGGTGAATGGGTGTTGGCAATAGGCTCACCTTTTGATCTGGAAAATACCGTTACCTCTGGCATTATTTCCGCCAAAGCACGTGACACTGGTGATTATTTGCCGCTGATTCAAACCGACGTTGCAGTCAATCCGGGTAACTCGGGCGGTCCACTGATTAACATGCGTGGCGAAGTAGTTGGCATCAACTCGCAAATATATAGTCGTTCGGGTGGTTTTATGGGAATTTCATTTGCCGTCCCGATTGATGAGGCGATGCGTGTTTCGGATCAACTGAAAACCTCAGGCAAAGTAACGCGCGGTCGTATTGGCGTCCAAATTGGTGAGGTTACCAAAGAGGTCGCTGAATCTCTCGGATTGCCGAAAGCACAAGGCGCACAAGTTGAGCGGGTTGAAACTGATGGCCCTGCAGCTAAAGCAGGTGTTCAGGCTGGCGATATTATCTTGAAATTTAATAGCACCATCATCGAGAAAGCCAACGATCTTCCTCGCATTGTGGGCAATGTTAAGCCTGGCACGCGTGGCGTTCTGACCGTATGGCGTAAAGGTGCAAGTCGTGATATTCCGCTGACGATTACGGAAATGAAAGCGGATAAAGCAGAAGATGCGGCGGCGACTGACGACAAGCCAGATACCAAACCTGCTCAAGCAGCCAATGCGCTGGGTTTAATTGTCAGTGATCTGACCCCTGCTAAAAAGAAAGAATTGCAAGTTGATGCCGGAGTGCTGGTCGACTCAGTGGAGGGAAGCGCGGCACGCGTAGGATTGCAGATTGGCGACATCATTCAGCGTTTGAATAACACGGATATTAAAGATGCTAAGCAATTTAACGCTTTGGTTGCCAAATTAGAGTCTAAAAAAATGGCAGTAGTATTGGTCCGTCGTGGCGAATCGTCGCAGTTTGTCCCGCTACGGCCTGCTAGTTAA
- the rpmF gene encoding 50S ribosomal protein L32, whose amino-acid sequence MAVQQNKKTPSKRGMHRAHDFLVAPPLAIEPTTGETHLRHHISPNGFYRGRKVLKTKNDE is encoded by the coding sequence ATGGCTGTTCAGCAAAATAAAAAGACCCCATCCAAGCGCGGCATGCACCGTGCCCACGATTTTCTAGTCGCGCCTCCGCTGGCAATTGAGCCAACAACTGGCGAAACACATCTGCGTCACCATATCAGCCCAAATGGCTTTTATCGTGGCCGTAAGGTTTTGAAGACTAAGAACGACGAGTAA
- the fabF gene encoding beta-ketoacyl-ACP synthase II yields the protein MSPSRERRVVITGLGCISPVGNTIADAWNAVTSGKTGIATITKFDASAFSTHFAGEVKGFNVEEYMPAKEARHMDTFIHFGMAAGIQAMQDSGLEVTDENAERIGVIIGSGIGGLPLIEDTHAELTSRGPRRISPFFIPASIINMISGNLSIRYGLKGPNLAIVTACTTGLHCIGQAGRMIQYGDADVMIAGGAEASISPLGLGGFASARALSTRNDDPATASRPWDKDRDGFVLGEGAGVLVLEEYEHAKARGAKIYAELLGFGMSGDAYHITAPDLDGPRRCVASALRDAGINGDQVQYLNAHGTSTPLGDQNETNAIKAAFGDHAYKLVVNSTKSMTGHLLGGAGGLESVFTILALHHQVSPPTINIFNQDPECDLDYCANTARDMKINIAVKNSFGFGGTNGTLVFGKV from the coding sequence TTGAGCCCCTCACGTGAACGCCGTGTTGTGATAACTGGCTTGGGTTGCATTTCACCGGTCGGCAATACTATTGCCGACGCCTGGAATGCAGTCACATCAGGGAAAACTGGTATTGCAACCATCACCAAGTTTGATGCTTCAGCTTTTTCCACGCATTTTGCCGGAGAAGTAAAGGGCTTTAATGTCGAGGAATATATGCCGGCCAAAGAGGCGCGGCATATGGATACCTTTATCCATTTTGGGATGGCAGCAGGGATTCAGGCGATGCAGGACAGCGGCCTGGAAGTTACTGATGAAAATGCCGAACGTATCGGCGTTATTATCGGATCCGGTATCGGTGGCTTGCCACTGATCGAAGATACCCATGCCGAATTGACTAGTCGCGGTCCACGTCGTATTAGTCCTTTCTTTATCCCGGCATCAATCATTAATATGATTTCCGGCAATCTGTCGATTAGATATGGTCTGAAAGGGCCTAACCTAGCGATAGTAACGGCTTGTACTACTGGTCTGCATTGTATTGGTCAGGCAGGACGCATGATTCAATACGGCGATGCCGATGTCATGATTGCTGGCGGCGCAGAGGCAAGTATTTCTCCATTAGGCCTTGGTGGATTTGCTTCGGCACGTGCTTTGTCGACGCGCAATGATGATCCTGCGACTGCATCGCGGCCTTGGGATAAGGATCGCGACGGTTTTGTTTTGGGTGAGGGTGCCGGGGTATTGGTACTCGAAGAATATGAGCACGCCAAAGCGCGTGGCGCCAAGATTTATGCAGAGCTACTTGGTTTTGGGATGAGCGGTGATGCTTATCACATTACTGCGCCGGATCTTGATGGCCCACGTCGTTGCGTTGCTTCAGCATTGCGTGATGCGGGGATAAATGGCGATCAGGTGCAATATTTGAACGCACATGGTACATCGACGCCGCTAGGTGATCAGAATGAGACCAATGCGATTAAAGCCGCCTTTGGTGATCATGCTTATAAGCTGGTCGTTAATTCGACTAAGTCAATGACTGGTCATTTATTGGGTGGCGCGGGTGGTTTGGAGTCAGTCTTTACCATATTGGCTTTGCATCATCAGGTATCGCCACCGACTATTAATATTTTCAATCAAGATCCAGAGTGCGATCTTGATTACTGTGCAAATACGGCGCGGGATATGAAAATTAATATTGCGGTTAAGAACTCATTTGGCTTCGGCGGGACTAACGGTACGCTAGTTTTTGGTAAAGTCTAA
- the plsX gene encoding phosphate acyltransferase PlsX, with product MTIKISIDCMGGDHGPSVTVPAAISFANREPEAELVLVGLEEQIQAELKKHKAQSHPRLSVVHAEEAITMDDSIETALRRKKKSSMRIAIEMVKDEQVRACVSAGNTGALMAVSRYLLKTIPGVDRPAICTILPNQKDGPTYMLDLGANVDCEPQHLHQFALMGSALVAAMEGKPKPTVGLLNVGEEDIKGNEMVKQTAELLRADHERGILNFYGNVEGNDIFEGTTDIVVCDGFVGNVTLKASEGLGRLVKSVLTTEFKSSILNMIGALIARGAIKAISRRLNPSRYNGASLLGLRGLVFKSHGGADAYGYEWAIQRAFDAAKYDVLSRITTTIAELMPQSEVVSAPVEGVANAAINIESPQQKTA from the coding sequence ATGACAATTAAAATCTCTATTGACTGCATGGGTGGTGATCATGGCCCATCTGTTACGGTTCCTGCAGCCATTTCATTTGCTAACCGCGAACCAGAGGCTGAATTGGTGTTGGTTGGACTTGAAGAACAAATTCAGGCCGAATTAAAAAAACATAAAGCGCAGTCGCATCCTCGCCTTTCTGTTGTGCACGCGGAGGAAGCGATAACGATGGATGACTCTATCGAAACCGCCTTGCGTCGCAAGAAGAAATCGTCGATGCGCATTGCCATTGAAATGGTTAAGGATGAGCAGGTGCGCGCTTGCGTTTCTGCGGGTAATACGGGTGCGCTGATGGCGGTTTCGCGTTACCTGCTGAAGACTATCCCCGGCGTTGATCGTCCGGCGATTTGTACTATTCTTCCGAATCAAAAAGATGGTCCTACCTACATGCTCGACTTGGGTGCGAATGTAGATTGCGAGCCTCAGCATTTGCATCAGTTCGCATTGATGGGCTCAGCGCTCGTCGCGGCGATGGAGGGGAAGCCTAAACCCACCGTTGGTTTGCTGAATGTCGGTGAGGAAGATATCAAGGGCAATGAAATGGTGAAGCAAACGGCCGAGTTGTTACGCGCCGATCATGAAAGAGGCATCCTAAATTTTTATGGCAATGTCGAAGGTAACGATATCTTTGAAGGAACCACCGACATTGTTGTGTGCGATGGTTTTGTCGGCAACGTTACGCTGAAGGCCTCGGAAGGATTGGGGCGGCTTGTTAAAAGTGTATTGACGACAGAATTTAAAAGCAGCATCCTAAATATGATTGGCGCTTTGATAGCGCGTGGTGCGATTAAGGCAATCTCGCGTCGCCTCAACCCATCGCGCTACAATGGCGCAAGTTTGCTCGGTTTGCGTGGCTTGGTGTTCAAGAGCCACGGCGGCGCGGATGCTTATGGGTACGAATGGGCGATCCAGCGTGCATTCGATGCAGCGAAGTACGATGTGCTGTCGCGTATTACGACGACCATTGCAGAGTTGATGCCGCAGTCCGAAGTAGTTTCGGCCCCGGTCGAAGGAGTCGCCAATGCGGCCATCAATATTGAGTCACCCCAACAGAAAACAGCATGA
- the fabD gene encoding ACP S-malonyltransferase produces MIKFAFVFPGQGSQAIGMLNGFADNQIVRDTVAEASDALEFDLAKLIAEGPKEALDLTTNTQPVMLTAAVAFYRAWIAAGGQVPAIVAGHSLGEYSALVAAGVINFKDAVPLVRFRALAMQEAVPVGQGGMAAILGLSDEDVLAVCVEAAQREVVEAVNFNAPAQVVIAGHKAAVERACEAAKLKGAKRALSLPVSAPFHSSLLVPASNRLREYMAPLVFATPGITLINNVDVASPTDAAAIKDALVRQAASPVRWVETVQKIASEGTTHIIECGPGKVLAGLTKRINGELTGDAIVDQASLDRVLALLN; encoded by the coding sequence ATGATTAAATTTGCTTTTGTTTTTCCTGGGCAGGGCTCACAAGCGATCGGTATGTTGAACGGTTTTGCTGACAATCAAATTGTGCGTGATACCGTTGCCGAGGCATCCGACGCGCTCGAATTTGATTTGGCGAAGTTAATCGCCGAAGGCCCAAAAGAAGCGCTGGATCTGACTACCAATACGCAGCCTGTCATGCTCACTGCCGCGGTGGCGTTTTATCGGGCCTGGATTGCTGCGGGTGGGCAAGTCCCCGCAATAGTGGCTGGGCATAGCTTGGGCGAGTATTCGGCCTTGGTCGCTGCGGGCGTGATTAATTTTAAGGATGCTGTACCGCTGGTGCGTTTTCGTGCATTGGCAATGCAGGAGGCTGTGCCAGTTGGTCAAGGCGGCATGGCTGCAATTTTAGGATTGTCCGACGAGGATGTGCTCGCAGTGTGCGTCGAAGCAGCGCAGCGCGAAGTGGTTGAGGCGGTTAACTTTAATGCGCCTGCGCAGGTTGTGATCGCGGGTCACAAGGCCGCAGTAGAACGTGCTTGCGAGGCCGCTAAATTGAAAGGTGCAAAACGTGCCTTGTCATTGCCGGTTTCGGCACCATTTCACTCTTCATTGCTTGTGCCTGCATCGAATAGGTTGCGTGAATATATGGCGCCGTTGGTTTTTGCAACGCCTGGAATTACCTTAATTAATAATGTTGATGTCGCCAGCCCTACTGACGCTGCTGCTATCAAAGATGCATTGGTGCGGCAAGCTGCCAGTCCTGTGCGCTGGGTTGAAACAGTCCAGAAAATTGCGAGCGAAGGTACAACGCACATTATTGAGTGTGGTCCGGGCAAGGTTCTTGCTGGATTGACCAAGCGTATTAATGGCGAATTGACGGGCGATGCTATCGTCGATCAGGCGTCTTTGGACAGAGTATTGGCGCTACTTAATTAA
- the acpP gene encoding acyl carrier protein produces the protein MSDIEQRVKKIVAEQLGVAEADIKIESSFVDDLGADSLDTVELVMALEDEFGMEIPDEQAEKITTVQQAIDYAKANVKV, from the coding sequence ATGTCTGATATCGAACAACGCGTAAAAAAAATCGTCGCTGAACAACTGGGCGTCGCCGAAGCTGACATCAAAATTGAATCTTCGTTTGTTGATGATCTTGGTGCTGATTCACTCGACACCGTAGAATTGGTAATGGCTTTGGAGGACGAGTTCGGCATGGAAATTCCTGACGAACAAGCCGAAAAAATTACTACTGTGCAACAAGCAATTGACTACGCCAAGGCGAATGTCAAAGTATAA
- a CDS encoding beta-ketoacyl-ACP synthase III, which yields MTIYSKIVGTGSYLPPKRVTNQDLTAQLAEKGIETSDEWIFSRSGISARHYAEPDVQSSDLAVAASKHALEMAGMVPADIDLIIVATSTPDHFGGFPSTACVVQQKLGIITGGAAFDVQAVCSGFVYAVSIADAFIKAGTHKNVLVIGTEVFSRILNFEDRTTCVLFGDGAGAVVMTASKEPGILATKLHADGRYANILCVPGKVASGVVEGSAFLYMDGQAVFKLAVSVLEKVANEALEIAGLQALEIDWLIPHQANIRIMQSTGRKLGLPPERMVVTVDQHGNTSAASIPLALDKAVRDGRVKAGQNILMEGVGGGFTWGAIIAKM from the coding sequence ATGACTATCTATAGCAAAATTGTAGGTACTGGCAGTTATTTGCCACCAAAACGCGTTACGAATCAAGACCTGACGGCGCAGTTGGCTGAGAAGGGTATAGAGACCTCCGACGAATGGATATTTTCGCGCAGCGGTATCTCTGCGCGTCATTATGCCGAACCTGACGTTCAGTCCAGTGATCTCGCCGTTGCCGCATCAAAGCACGCTTTGGAAATGGCTGGAATGGTCCCCGCCGACATTGATCTGATCATTGTCGCGACCTCGACGCCGGACCATTTTGGTGGATTTCCCAGCACAGCATGTGTAGTACAGCAAAAACTTGGGATCATTACCGGCGGCGCAGCGTTTGATGTGCAGGCAGTCTGTAGCGGCTTTGTCTATGCTGTTTCGATCGCTGATGCCTTTATTAAAGCAGGCACGCACAAGAACGTACTCGTCATCGGCACTGAAGTATTCTCGCGCATCCTGAATTTTGAAGATCGTACCACTTGTGTGTTGTTTGGTGACGGCGCTGGCGCAGTGGTGATGACTGCTTCGAAAGAGCCGGGAATTTTAGCTACTAAACTGCATGCCGATGGGCGCTATGCGAATATTCTGTGCGTTCCCGGCAAAGTGGCTAGTGGTGTAGTGGAAGGAAGTGCTTTTTTATACATGGACGGTCAGGCGGTATTTAAGCTAGCCGTGTCTGTGCTGGAGAAGGTCGCCAATGAGGCACTGGAGATTGCTGGCCTGCAGGCGTTAGAAATAGATTGGCTGATTCCCCATCAAGCCAATATTCGTATTATGCAAAGTACAGGCCGCAAACTTGGTCTGCCGCCAGAACGGATGGTGGTGACAGTCGATCAGCATGGCAATACATCAGCAGCATCCATTCCACTTGCACTCGATAAAGCCGTACGTGACGGTCGGGTCAAGGCTGGGCAGAATATATTGATGGAAGGCGTTGGCGGTGGTTTTACCTGGGGTGCGATCATTGCAAAGATGTAA
- the rpoE gene encoding RNA polymerase sigma factor RpoE: MLQKQREWGLTTEREIDQLLVERVQRGDKKAFELLVIKYQRKLMRLVSRLVRDQAEAEDVVQEAFIKAYRALPQFRGDSAFYTWLYRIGINTAKNYLVTQGRRAPTSTESNSEEAETFDDGEQLRDINTPESLLATKQIAQTVNVAMEALPEELRTAITLREIEGLSYDEIAEAMGCPIGTVRSRIFRAREAIAEKLRPLLGTAIDKRW, from the coding sequence ATGTTGCAAAAGCAAAGGGAATGGGGATTGACGACAGAACGCGAAATTGATCAACTGCTCGTCGAGCGCGTGCAGCGTGGCGACAAAAAGGCGTTTGAGCTTTTGGTAATCAAATACCAACGCAAGCTGATGCGTCTTGTGTCGCGGCTTGTGCGCGATCAGGCAGAAGCTGAGGATGTAGTACAGGAAGCGTTTATAAAAGCTTATCGTGCGCTGCCTCAGTTCAGAGGTGACTCTGCGTTTTATACATGGTTATACCGGATTGGTATTAACACGGCTAAAAATTATTTAGTCACGCAAGGACGTAGGGCGCCGACATCAACTGAATCAAATTCTGAAGAAGCAGAAACTTTTGACGACGGCGAGCAACTAAGAGATATAAATACTCCAGAGTCTTTACTGGCAACTAAGCAGATAGCGCAAACGGTGAACGTTGCGATGGAAGCTTTGCCCGAGGAATTGCGCACTGCAATCACCTTGCGTGAGATCGAGGGGCTGAGCTATGACGAAATCGCAGAAGCTATGGGATGCCCGATTGGCACAGTACGTAGCAGAATATTTAGAGCAAGAGAAGCTATCGCAGAAAAGTTGAGGCCATTGTTGGGTACGGCGATCGACAAACGTTGGTAA
- a CDS encoding DUF177 domain-containing protein, translating into MSAFVIDAFEFSRLKERREGAIPVTDLTRLADELADSSGTLHWTLTGGANHTDHAQLTLAVTGQLQITCQRCLTPFAFDIDSESVLILARDEAAADEIDALLDDDQIDVIVGTKTLDILQLVEDEALLAMPLSPKHAVCPDTSALEALKSGKKESPFAMLKNLK; encoded by the coding sequence ATGAGTGCATTTGTTATCGACGCGTTTGAGTTTTCTCGTCTTAAAGAACGTCGTGAAGGTGCGATACCAGTAACTGATTTGACGCGATTGGCGGACGAATTGGCCGACAGCTCCGGGACTTTACATTGGACGCTGACGGGTGGTGCAAACCACACTGATCATGCGCAATTAACGTTAGCTGTGACCGGACAACTTCAGATCACGTGTCAACGCTGCCTGACCCCTTTTGCTTTTGATATCGATTCAGAGTCGGTATTGATTCTGGCAAGAGACGAGGCTGCAGCAGACGAAATCGATGCTTTATTAGATGATGACCAGATTGATGTGATTGTCGGGACTAAAACACTCGATATTCTTCAGTTGGTCGAGGATGAGGCGCTGCTAGCAATGCCGCTTTCCCCTAAGCATGCAGTTTGCCCTGATACATCGGCACTCGAAGCGCTAAAAAGCGGAAAAAAAGAGTCGCCTTTTGCGATGCTCAAGAATTTGAAGTAG
- a CDS encoding sigma-E factor negative regulatory protein produces MNTKEIPQEQISALADSELSNAYVDMALAALRNNEGRATWDVYHQIGDILRSDDMALTLSSDFTSRMFERLSAEPAMIVAPLAVVPVAAEHIAVSNVSAATGTRSMRRFALPSMAAAAAVAAVAFIAVPHMMSTDNQSMNPAMLAAAQTTLASASNINVGYGSQAVATTAGDNEVLRDSRIDEYLSAHQRFSPSLYSTAQYARSATFAIDADN; encoded by the coding sequence ATGAATACCAAAGAAATACCCCAAGAGCAGATCTCTGCCTTGGCCGATAGTGAGTTGTCTAATGCCTATGTGGATATGGCATTGGCAGCGCTACGCAATAATGAAGGCCGTGCAACTTGGGATGTTTATCATCAAATTGGTGACATCTTGCGTTCGGACGACATGGCGTTAACGCTGAGTTCTGATTTTACTTCACGTATGTTTGAACGGCTTAGTGCTGAACCTGCGATGATAGTTGCGCCATTGGCGGTTGTGCCGGTTGCTGCTGAGCACATTGCTGTAAGCAATGTTTCAGCTGCAACCGGCACACGTTCCATGAGACGGTTTGCGCTGCCAAGTATGGCAGCAGCGGCAGCGGTAGCAGCGGTGGCATTTATAGCTGTTCCGCATATGATGAGCACCGATAATCAATCGATGAATCCGGCGATGCTTGCTGCTGCGCAAACGACGCTGGCTTCTGCTTCTAATATTAACGTCGGTTATGGATCCCAAGCGGTCGCAACCACTGCTGGCGATAATGAAGTACTCCGTGATTCGCGGATCGACGAGTATTTATCGGCACACCAACGTTTTTCTCCTTCGCTTTACAGCACTGCGCAATACGCACGCTCCGCCACATTTGCCATAGATGCTGATAATTAA
- a CDS encoding glutaredoxin family protein yields MSKIDFTLYGRSYCHLCDDMFQALLALCTDEQANGLFHGKYEIKQVDVDSDQELVAFYDELVPVLIGQKEGQSPVQLCHYFLDVLQVKAFLIT; encoded by the coding sequence ATGTCAAAAATCGACTTTACGTTATATGGACGTTCTTATTGTCATTTATGCGACGATATGTTCCAGGCGTTGCTGGCGCTTTGCACAGATGAGCAGGCAAACGGTTTGTTTCATGGCAAATATGAGATCAAGCAAGTCGATGTTGATAGTGATCAAGAATTGGTCGCCTTTTATGACGAATTGGTCCCGGTGCTGATCGGCCAGAAAGAAGGGCAATCGCCGGTACAGTTATGTCACTATTTTTTAGATGTCCTACAGGTAAAAGCTTTTTTGATAACATAA
- a CDS encoding MucB/RseB C-terminal domain-containing protein, which yields MRQTKVLLRVAVIFSTLLALSAQAEGGATEKLYDNHEAQTLLKRIQAAAQKLNYSGTFVYQQANQMRTSRITHMLEGRNEIEKLEVLDGKPREYIRHNEDVTCYIPETKTLLVEKRVTQDVFPAILASIPSDLTDYYNVKLGEVGRVAGQDCQAVLLEPKDKMRYGYKLWAEKNSGLLLRAQTLNSKNEIVEQISFTQIAIGNIARSRVKSSFGNTSGWHVEHTAMSPANLNDWVVTGMPPGFKKVRELKRVVIDNPPAQNTTGSTPVRREVSQIVFSDGLAAISVFIEPGSQSRTEGSMQQGALNIVGKRQGDFWLTIVGEVPAVAIRQVANSIELKNK from the coding sequence ATGCGGCAGACTAAGGTTCTGCTTCGGGTTGCTGTTATTTTTTCGACCTTACTCGCCCTTTCCGCGCAAGCGGAAGGTGGTGCCACGGAGAAACTTTATGACAATCACGAAGCACAGACTCTTTTAAAAAGAATTCAGGCGGCGGCGCAAAAGCTTAATTACTCGGGCACCTTCGTGTATCAACAAGCGAATCAGATGCGCACTTCGCGCATCACGCATATGTTGGAAGGGCGAAATGAAATCGAGAAGCTGGAAGTTCTGGATGGCAAGCCTCGTGAGTATATTCGTCACAACGAGGATGTCACTTGTTACATCCCCGAAACTAAGACGTTGTTGGTTGAAAAACGCGTCACGCAGGATGTATTTCCAGCAATTTTAGCTTCCATTCCGAGTGATTTAACTGATTATTATAATGTGAAGCTGGGCGAAGTTGGCCGGGTTGCCGGACAGGACTGTCAGGCCGTGCTTCTTGAGCCTAAAGATAAAATGCGTTATGGCTATAAGCTTTGGGCCGAGAAAAATTCTGGTCTGCTGCTGCGCGCGCAAACCCTGAATAGTAAAAATGAGATTGTTGAGCAAATTTCATTTACGCAAATCGCTATCGGTAACATCGCCCGCAGTCGGGTCAAGTCGAGCTTTGGTAATACGAGCGGTTGGCATGTAGAGCATACTGCAATGAGTCCGGCTAATTTAAACGATTGGGTCGTCACTGGTATGCCACCGGGTTTCAAAAAGGTAAGGGAATTAAAGCGCGTTGTTATCGACAATCCTCCTGCACAGAACACGACTGGATCAACGCCTGTTCGGCGCGAAGTTTCGCAAATTGTCTTTTCCGATGGTCTCGCTGCCATTTCAGTATTTATTGAACCCGGTAGCCAAAGTCGTACAGAAGGCTCTATGCAACAAGGCGCGTTAAATATCGTCGGTAAACGCCAAGGTGATTTTTGGCTTACGATTGTCGGTGAAGTGCCTGCGGTGGCAATTCGTCAGGTTGCCAATTCGATTGAACTCAAAAATAAATAA
- the fabG gene encoding 3-oxoacyl-ACP reductase FabG: MHMQNLDPQNLEGQVALVTGASRGIGRAIALELARRGAKVVGTATSEAGADAITAYLNAEQPNGGKGVVLNVNDAPACAAVVELVQKEFGTLSILVNNAGITHDQLAMRMKDEEWDSVISTNLTSVARLSRAVLRGMMKAKHGRIINITSVVGSTGNPGQMNYAAAKAGVSGMSRALAREIGSRNITVNCVAPGFIDTDMTKALSEQQTAGLLQQIPLGRLGAAEDIAAAVSFLASAQAGYITGTTLHVNGGMYMS; the protein is encoded by the coding sequence ATGCATATGCAAAATTTGGATCCACAGAATTTAGAAGGCCAGGTTGCTCTGGTAACTGGCGCTTCACGCGGTATAGGCCGGGCAATTGCATTGGAATTGGCGCGTCGCGGTGCGAAAGTCGTCGGCACTGCTACCTCAGAGGCTGGAGCTGATGCAATCACTGCTTACCTGAATGCGGAGCAGCCTAACGGTGGCAAAGGCGTGGTGTTGAATGTAAATGATGCGCCTGCTTGTGCGGCTGTGGTTGAGTTGGTGCAAAAGGAGTTCGGTACGCTCTCCATTTTGGTGAATAACGCCGGGATCACGCACGACCAGCTAGCGATGCGGATGAAGGATGAGGAATGGGATTCTGTGATTTCAACCAATCTGACGTCAGTTGCCCGGCTATCGCGCGCAGTCTTGCGTGGAATGATGAAGGCTAAGCACGGCCGTATTATTAATATTACGTCGGTTGTTGGCTCGACTGGTAATCCCGGGCAAATGAATTATGCAGCCGCCAAAGCTGGTGTCTCAGGAATGAGTCGGGCTTTAGCGCGTGAGATAGGCAGCCGTAACATTACCGTGAATTGTGTAGCGCCTGGTTTTATCGATACAGATATGACTAAAGCGCTGAGTGAGCAGCAAACGGCTGGATTGTTGCAGCAAATTCCACTGGGCCGATTAGGTGCCGCAGAGGATATTGCGGCCGCTGTCAGTTTCCTGGCGTCGGCGCAAGCTGGGTATATCACCGGCACCACGCTGCACGTAAATGGCGGCATGTATATGAGTTGA